One stretch of Halobaculum marinum DNA includes these proteins:
- a CDS encoding 4-phosphopantoate--beta-alanine ligase: MTDDADADAADAGDPAGDASTAPDAPSEVDHESEIPEDHPRYQSLLTRHRIEHGVDIGITSQQGLIAEGRGEAFDYLLGEETLPSTDAAARAAAAHLLLADHAVLSVNGNVAALVPGEIVELAEATGADVEVNLFNRTEERMQAIADHLREHGASEVKGLTADGRIPGLSHERAKVDADGIGDADVVVVPLEDGDRAEALGAMGKTEIVIDLNPMSRSAQVAAVPIVDNILRAVPNITRHAEDLADASDEELREIVESFDREAALEEAERAIRRGDLD, translated from the coding sequence ATGACCGACGACGCCGACGCCGACGCCGCCGACGCGGGCGACCCCGCCGGCGACGCGTCGACCGCACCGGACGCGCCGAGCGAGGTCGACCACGAGTCTGAGATTCCCGAGGACCACCCGCGCTACCAGTCGCTGCTCACCCGCCACCGGATCGAACACGGCGTGGACATCGGCATCACGTCCCAGCAGGGCCTCATCGCGGAGGGGCGCGGCGAGGCGTTCGACTACTTGCTCGGCGAGGAGACCCTCCCGAGCACTGACGCCGCGGCCCGCGCCGCCGCCGCACACCTCCTGTTGGCCGACCACGCGGTCCTCTCGGTGAACGGCAACGTCGCGGCGCTGGTGCCGGGCGAGATCGTCGAGTTGGCCGAGGCGACGGGCGCGGACGTCGAAGTGAACCTGTTCAACCGCACCGAAGAACGGATGCAAGCGATCGCCGACCACCTCCGCGAGCACGGCGCGAGCGAGGTAAAGGGACTGACCGCAGACGGCCGGATCCCCGGCCTCAGCCACGAGCGCGCGAAGGTCGACGCCGACGGTATCGGCGACGCCGACGTGGTCGTGGTCCCGCTGGAGGACGGCGACCGCGCCGAGGCGCTCGGCGCGATGGGGAAGACCGAAATCGTGATCGACCTCAACCCGATGAGCCGGTCGGCGCAAGTCGCGGCGGTGCCCATCGTCGACAACATCCTCCGCGCCGTGCCGAACATCACCCGCCACGCCGAGGACCTGGCGGACGCGAGCGACGAGGAACTGCGTGAGATCGTCGAGTCGTTCGACCGCGAGGCGGCGCTCGAGGAGGCGGAACGGGCGATCCGGCGCGGCGACTTGGACTGA
- a CDS encoding NUDIX domain-containing protein, whose amino-acid sequence MPDIRGVVLGAVRHPDTDAYLVQRLSGTDETHFHRFIRGGIEHGEPSGVALEREFREELGVAVDAGPVVCTVENLFEFGGDAHHELAVVREATFADVSLYDRATFAGVDDADEDGDPVEYEAYWRTPAELREADAPFLPAGIADALASDDHVHLVSPRGADTAAVDGAADT is encoded by the coding sequence ATGCCCGACATCCGCGGCGTCGTTCTCGGCGCGGTGCGCCATCCCGACACCGACGCGTACCTCGTGCAACGGCTCTCGGGGACCGACGAGACGCACTTCCACCGGTTCATCCGCGGCGGCATCGAACACGGCGAGCCGAGCGGCGTGGCGCTCGAACGCGAGTTCCGCGAGGAACTCGGCGTCGCAGTCGACGCCGGTCCCGTCGTCTGTACCGTCGAGAACCTGTTCGAGTTCGGCGGGGACGCACACCACGAACTCGCGGTCGTCCGCGAGGCGACGTTCGCGGACGTGTCGCTGTACGACCGGGCGACGTTCGCTGGCGTCGACGACGCAGACGAGGACGGCGACCCAGTCGAGTACGAGGCGTACTGGCGGACCCCCGCCGAACTGCGCGAGGCAGACGCACCCTTCTTGCCGGCGGGCATCGCGGACGCGCTCGCGAGCGACGACCACGTCCACCTCGTCAGTCCGCGGG
- a CDS encoding pantoate kinase: MDEATAFAPGHVTAFFAPYPDDDPVRAGSRGAGLALSDGVEVTVRPPDGDVTDVAGDPAAAATEGGLAALDLDGSPAEMDPVNRVLAELGIVADVEVTSDVPVGAGFGVSGAAALATALAANELFALGRSENDLVRVAHAAEAAAGTGLGDVVGQFRGGLPVRLEPGAPGHGRMDGVPARPRVEYVSFGELSTERVLGGELDPVQEAGETALRRLMRAPDEHELLAAGREFASEAGLLVPEVAEAVEAVEAEGGQASMAMLGRTVYALGSGLSDAGYDADACAIHPTGATLRAVE, from the coding sequence ATGGACGAGGCGACCGCGTTCGCGCCGGGGCACGTCACCGCCTTCTTCGCGCCGTACCCCGACGACGACCCCGTACGCGCCGGTTCGCGTGGCGCCGGCCTCGCGCTGTCGGACGGCGTCGAGGTGACGGTCCGACCGCCCGACGGCGACGTCACAGATGTGGCTGGCGACCCCGCGGCCGCGGCGACGGAGGGCGGCCTCGCGGCGCTGGACCTCGACGGGTCGCCCGCCGAGATGGACCCGGTGAACCGCGTGCTCGCCGAACTGGGTATCGTCGCCGACGTGGAGGTGACCAGCGACGTTCCCGTCGGCGCGGGCTTCGGCGTCTCCGGGGCCGCCGCGCTGGCGACGGCGCTGGCGGCCAACGAGCTGTTCGCGTTGGGCCGCTCGGAGAACGACCTGGTGCGCGTCGCCCACGCGGCTGAAGCCGCCGCAGGTACCGGACTCGGCGACGTGGTCGGGCAGTTCCGCGGGGGCCTCCCGGTCCGCTTGGAGCCCGGCGCACCGGGGCACGGGCGGATGGACGGCGTCCCGGCGCGCCCTCGCGTGGAGTACGTCTCCTTCGGCGAACTGTCGACCGAGCGGGTGCTCGGCGGCGAACTCGACCCAGTGCAAGAGGCCGGCGAGACGGCGCTCAGGCGACTCATGCGCGCCCCCGACGAACACGAGTTGCTCGCCGCCGGCCGCGAGTTCGCGAGTGAGGCCGGCCTGTTGGTGCCGGAGGTCGCCGAGGCGGTCGAGGCGGTCGAAGCCGAAGGCGGACAGGCGTCGATGGCGATGCTCGGTCGGACGGTGTACGCGCTCGGCTCCGGGCTCTCTGACGCCGGCTACGACGCCGACGCCTGTGCGATCCACCCGACGGGGGCGACGCTGCGGGCCGTCGAGTAG
- a CDS encoding cupin domain-containing protein codes for MDHVVVDDLDNSLQPAAVMRHLTEPLGCTDLAINYYELAPGDSFAFAYHNHEVQEEVFVVLSGTATWVVGPEPDEAPFEEAGAPEERREVAVGPLEAIRLPPGQFQRGWNRGDERVTALALGAPLAYGEQLKRDDCPACEEEVAVSIERAGDDESQLITECADCGAEVARWRRGDDGENERVR; via the coding sequence ATGGACCACGTCGTCGTCGACGACCTCGACAACTCGCTGCAGCCTGCCGCGGTGATGCGTCACCTGACGGAGCCGCTGGGGTGTACGGATCTGGCGATCAACTACTACGAACTCGCGCCCGGCGACTCGTTCGCCTTCGCGTACCACAACCACGAGGTCCAAGAGGAGGTGTTCGTCGTCCTGTCGGGGACGGCGACGTGGGTCGTCGGCCCCGAACCGGACGAGGCGCCGTTCGAGGAGGCCGGCGCGCCCGAGGAGCGTCGCGAGGTCGCGGTCGGGCCGCTGGAGGCGATTCGTCTCCCGCCGGGGCAGTTCCAGCGTGGGTGGAACCGCGGCGACGAGCGGGTGACCGCGCTCGCGCTCGGTGCACCGTTGGCGTACGGCGAGCAGTTGAAGCGCGACGACTGCCCGGCGTGCGAGGAGGAGGTCGCGGTGTCTATCGAGCGTGCTGGCGACGACGAGTCGCAGTTGATCACCGAGTGTGCCGACTGCGGCGCCGAGGTGGCACGGTGGCGACGCGGCGACGACGGCGAGAACGAGCGGGTCCGCTGA